The Sphingomicrobium aestuariivivum DNA window AGATAGGCGAAACTGGCGCCCAGTCCGAAAAAGACCGGCGTCATCAGGAGGAAGGGCAGGAAGGCCTTCTTCTCCCTGGCATAGAGCCCCGGCGCGACGAAGCGCCACAGCTGCACCGCCAGCATGGGGAAGGTGATCATCAGCGCGGCGAACAGCGCCACCTTCACCTCGACGAAAAAGGCCTCGAAGATATCGGTGAAGATGAGCCGCCCCTGCCCCGCATCGAGCAGCGGCTGGACGAGCACGCCGAAGATCGGCTTGGCGACATAGAAGCAGGCGATGAACGCCACGCCAAGCGTTGCCACCACCCACAGGAGCCGCTTGCGCAACTCCACGAGATGCTCGAGCAGCGGCATCTTGGTGTCGTCGAGGTCCTTCACGACCGCTCGTCCCCGCCGGATTTCGTGCCGGGCTTCCGGGCCGCATCGCCCTCGCGAGCGACCTCGTCCTCGGGCGCCATCGGCGGCTGCTCGTCGTACAGGTCGGCGGGGAAGCGCTTCATGATTTCCTCATTCTGGCGCTTCCACTGCTTTTCCATTTCCTCGAGCTCGGCCTCGCGGACGATATTGTCGATGCCTTGCGTGAAGTGGCGCGCATAGGCGCGCATCTTGCCGACGAAGCGCCCGATGATGCGCATCAGCCCCGGCAGCTCCTTGGGGCCGACCACCAACAGGGCGATCACCCCGACCACGAGGATTTCAAGACCGCCGATGCCGAACATGCGCGCTTAGGCCCCGGGCTTGTCCTGCTCGCGGTCGCGCTTCACCTCGGCCTCGATGGTCTGGTCCTCGCGCGGCAGCTGGCGCGGCTCGGCGGGACGCTTGGGTTCGTCCTCCTCGGCCATGCCCTTCTTGAAGCTCTTCAGCCCCTGCGCGACATCGCCCATCAGGCTGGAAAAACGCCCGCGCCCGAACAGGAGCAGGATGAGGAAGGCGAGGATGAGGATACCGGGAAGGCCGATATTGCCCATGGGAAGACTCCGGATAAAATTTGTTTCAGGGGCGGTTTTAGACGTCTTCGTCGTCCAGTTCCACCTCGTCATCATCTTCGGCGTCCCCGTCGCCGCCCCCAAGCGCGAGTTCGAGCGCTTCCTCGTCGAGCGGATCGAGCAGCCCGGCCGCCTTCAGGTCCTCCAGCCCCGGCAGGTCGCGGCGGCTTTCCAGCCCGAAATGGGTGAGGAAGTCCTTGGTCGTGGCATATTGCAGCGGCCGCCCCGGCACCTCGCGCCGCCCCGCCGTGCGGATCCAGCCGGCTTCCATCAACACATCGAGCGTGCCCTTCGAAATCTGCACGCCACGAATGGCCTCGATTTCCGCGCGCGTCACCGGCTCGTGATAGGCGATGATGGCGAGGCACTCGGTCCCTGCGCGGCTGAGCTTGCGCGGCTCCTCGCGCGTGCGCCGGAGGAGATGCGCCAGATCGCCCGCGGTCTGGAAATGCCAGCGCTTGCCCCGCTCCACCAGCTCGATGCCGCGCCCCTCATAATGGTCCGCCAGCGCGGCCAGCGCCGCCTTCACATCGCCCTCGCCCGCGTGGGCCGCGATGTCGTCGACGCCCAACGGCTCGTCGGACGCGAACAGCACGGCTTCCACCTTGCGCGAAAAATCCTCACTCGCGTTGTTGGTCATCGCCCGCGCTTCACCTTCACCGTCCCGAACGCCTCTTCCTGCTCCAGCTCGATCATGCCCGTGCGCGCCAGTTCGAGGCTGGCGAGGAAGGAGGAGGCAAGGCAGCTCTTCAAAAATGCCTTGTCCCCGCTCTTGGGCAGGAATTTCCGGAGATCGGTCCACTCGACCGCAAAGCCGAGCATCGACTGCAGCCGCTCCATCGCCGTCTCCAGCGTCATCACCTTGCGGTCATGCACCACATGCATCGCGGGCTGGGTGCGCGCGCGCACCTGCCCGTAGGCCGCGAAAAGATCATAGGCGCTGACCTGCCAGCGCGACTTGCGCTCGGTCCTCAGCCCCTCGGGCGCCGCCCGCAGGAAGACGTCTCGCCCGACGCGGTCGCGTCCCAGGAGCCGCGCGCCGGCCTCGCGCATCGCATCGAGGCGCATCAGCCGCTGCTGCAGCCGCCACGCCAGTTCCTCGGGACTGGGATCGACCTCGGGATCCTTGGGCAGGAGGAGGCAGCTCTTGAGATAGGCCAGCCACGCCGCCATCACGAGATAGTCCGCCGCCACCTCGAGCTGCAGCGCCTTGGCGCGCTCGATATAGGCGATGAACTGCTCGGTCAGCTCGAGGATCGAGATCTCGATGAGGTCGACCTTCTGCCCGCGGGCGAGGTCGAGCAGGAGATCGAGCGGGCCTTCCCAATGCTCGAGGTGGAGCGTCAGCCCCTCGTCCTCGACCACCGGATGCAAGACCACGTCCCCCATGGGACGAGCCTAGCGCAATTCGCCCATCACACAAGCAACCGTCGCCCCAGCGAAGGCTGGGGCCCATATCGGCGGGTTCGTGCAGGCGGGTCGACATGGATCCCAGCCTTCGCTGGGATGACGAAAGAGAATCACGCCAGCTTGAGGAGCTCGTCGCGCTTGGCGATCGCCTCGGCCATGTCGAGCGGCTCGTCATCGGCCTCGAGCGCCATCGCCTCGTCCATCCGCCGCTTGCCCGCCTCGGTCAGGTCGGGGATGACCTCGGCGACCGAGACCATCTCTTCCATCTTGCCCGAGCAATGCAGCGCCACGTCGCAGCCCGCGTAGATGACGCCGATGGCGCGCTCGGCGACCGAGCCTTCCATCGCCGCCATGTTGAGGTCATCGCTCATCAGCCAGCCGTCGAAGCCGATGCGGCCGCGCACGATATCCTGGATGACGAGGCTCGACTGGCTCGCGATATGGTCGGGGTCCCAAGCCTCGTAGACGATATGCGCGATCATCCCCATCGGCGCCCAGGCGAGCGTCTCGAAGGGGGCGAGGTCGAGATCGAGCTCGGGGCCCGTCGCGGTCACGGTCGGCCGGTCCTTGTGGCTGTCGACCAGCGCGCGGCCATGCCCCGGGATATGCTTGATGATCGAGACGATGCCCGCCGAATGCAGCCCGTCGATCACCGCACGGCCGAGCGCTGCGACCTTCATCGGCTCATCGCCGAGCGAGCGGTCGCCGACGATCTCGTCGGCGCCCTTCTGGCGCACGTCGAGCACGGGCAGCGCATCGACGCTAACACCGCACTCCTTGAGCAGGAGCCCGATCGCGCGCGCATTGACCCGCGCCGCCTCGATCGCCGAGGAGGGAGCCGTATCGTATAGCTTGGCGAACATCCCCATCGCCGGAAAGTCCGGGAAGTTCGGCGGCCGCATGCGCGCCACCCGCCCGCCTTCCTGGTCGATCAGGATCGGCAGCCGGTCGCGCCCGTGCAAGGAGCGCAGCTCGTCGGTGAGCGCGCGCACCTGTTCCACCGTCTCCACGTTGCGCCCGAACAGGATATATCCCGCCGGGTTGGCGTCCGTGAAAAAGGCCTTTTCTTCTCTCGTCAGAGTCGGGCCCGACAGCCCGTAAATCACCGCTTGCATCAGTTGAGGATCACGCAGGCCTCGCCTGCCGCGTCAAGCGCGTTACAGGCCGCCCGTGCCTGGCCTGCGTCGGCCGCCCGCGCGCGCAGGCGATAGACGGTGGCGCCATTGACGGTGGCCTGCTGGATCACCTTTTCTAGCGCCGCGACCTGGGAGAAGCGCGAGGACAATAGCGCCCAGCCCTTCTCGGCCTGCGCGCGGCTCGAATAGGCCGCCAGCTGGATGAGCGGACCGGTGCCACCGCTCGCCGCCGGCGCGGGCGTCGGCGCAGGCGACGGCTCCGCGGTGGCCGTGCGCGTCGGCGCGGGCTTGGGCGCCGGTGCCGGCTCGGGCTCCTCGACCACGATGCGCGGCACGTCCTCGTCCATTTTCGAGGTATCGAGCTTGGCATCGGGATCCTCGCCCACGCTGGTGGCATGCGCCGTCCCGCTATCTTCCGACAGGTCGAGCCCGCCGGGATTTTCGGGCCGCGTCTTGTAGGGCTCCTCGGGCGCCTCGATCAGGGTCGGCGCGCCGCCGCCGCTCTCGCGGCCCAGCATGAAGGTGGTCAGCGCGACCGCGATGAGGCCGACGAGCACAAGCCCCGCGCCCGCTGCGATCTTGGTCGCCGAGATCTGGCGCGTGTCCTGCTGGTCATCGACCGCTTCGAGCCACGGCAGGCGTTCTTCGTCCTCGACGCTCATCAGCGCATCTCCTCGGCGGCCTCGACCCCCATGATCGCAAGCCCGTTCTTCAGGACCTGCCCGATCGCGCGCGCCAGTTCCAGCCTTGCGCGCGACAGCTCGGGCTGGTCCTCGATGAGGAAGCGCTTGCCCGGATCGTCATTGCCGCGGTTCCAGCTGGCGTGGAAGGCCGCCGCGAGGTCGTAGAGATAGAAAGCGATGCGATGCGGCTCATAGGCATCGGCCGCCAGCCGCACCACGCGCGGGAATTGCGCCGCCTGTTTCACCAGCCCGCGTTCGACATCGTCGAGCAGGTCGAGGTTCGCCTCGCCCGCATCGAGCCCCGCCGCGGCGGCCTTGCGCTGGAGGCTGGAGATGCGCGCATGCGCATACTGTACGTAGAAGACGGGGTTTTCCTTCGATGCCTCGGTCACCTTGGCAAAGTCGAAGTCCAAAGGCGCATCGGCCTTGCGGGTGAGCATCATGAAGCGCACCACGTCCTTGCCGACTTCCTCGACCATCTCCGCCAGCGTGACGAAATTGCCCGAGCGCTTGGACATCTTCACCGGTTCGCCGTCGCGGAACAGGCGCACCATCTGCACCAGCTTGACGTCGAGGCCCTTCTCGCCGCCCGTGAGCGCGGTCACGGCCGACTGGACGCGCTTGACCGTGCCCGCATGGTCGGCGCCCCAGATGTTGACGAGATGGTCGGCCTTTTCGGCCTTCTGGTAATGATAGGCCGCATCGGCGCCGAAATAGGTCCAGCTGCCGTCCGACTTCTTCATCGGGCGATCCTGGTCGTCGCCGAACTCGGTCGAGCGGAACAGGGTGAGCTCCACCGGCTCCCAGTCGTCGGGCGTCTCGCCCTTGGGCGGTTCGAGCACGCCCTGGTAGACGAGCCCCTTGGACTTCAGCGTCTCCATTGCCTCGTCGACCTTGCCCGAGGCCTGCAGTTCGGCCTCCGAACTGAACAGGTCGTGATGGATGCCGAGGAGCGCCAGGTCCTTGCGGATCATGTCCATCATCTTTTCGACCACGAAGGGCTTGAAGACGGGGAGCCAATCAGCTTCGGGCGCGCCCGCAAAGGCGTCGCCATATTCCGTGGCGAGCGCCTCGCCGACCGGCACGAGGTAGTCGCCCGGGTAAAGCCCCTCGGGGATCTCGCCAATGTCCTCGCCGAGCGCCTCGCGATAGCGAAGGTGCGCCGAGCGGGCGAGCGTGTCGACCTGCGCGCCGGCATCGTTGACATAATATTCGCGCGTCACCTTGCGCCCCGCCCATTCGAGCAGGCTCGCCAGCGCATCGCCGACCACAGCGCCGCGGCTGTGCCCCATGTGCATCGGGCCCGTCGGGTTGGCGCTCACATATTCGACATTGATGGTACGCGCATTCTCGCCGGCGGGCGTGCGGCCATAGTCGCCGCCCTCCGCGATGATCGCTTCCAGTTCCTCGTTCCAGATGTCCGGATCGAGCCGCATGTTGATAAAGCCGGGCCCCGCGATCTGGGCTGCCGTCACGCCCTCGAGCTTTTCGAGCCGCGGCGCGATCTCGCCCGCCAGCGCGCGCGGATTGGTGCCCGCCGGCTTGGCCAGCACCATCGCGGCATTGGTGGCAAGGTCGCCGTGGCTCGCATCGCGCGGCGGTTCGACCGCGACGGCGCGCGTCGAAATGCCGTCGGGCAGCACGCCCTCGGTCACGAGTTCGGCGAGGATGGCCTCGAGCTTGTCCTGGAAACGGGCGTAGAGCGACATGAAGACTTCAATCCGACAGATAAGGGAAAGTTGCGCCCGCCTCTAGCGCGTCCACCCTCCGGAAAAAAGCCCGTCAGTTGCGCTTGGGCGCGAACACCAGCCGCCAGCGGGTCGGCTCGTCCTCCGACCCGACGATGGTCGCGATCGGGCGGGCCGGCCGCGCCGCCCCGTCGGCAAAGGCGAAATGCGAATGATCACCCTCGTCGAGGCTCTCGATCAGCCGGTAACCGGCGGCGCGATAGGCGGCCGCGATCTGGTGGTGGCGCACGCCCGGCGCGCGGGCGATGTCGATGGCGCGGTTGCGCAAGTGATAGCTGTTGGGGACCCCGCCGACACGGCGGTTGTGCGCGGGGCTGCGATAGGTCGAGGTGACCGTGCCCCAGCGCGCGCCCAGCGCGGCGGCCGCGCTCATGTCGAAGGCGATGGCCGCGGCCACGACCGGCTGCGGCGCGGCGGTCAGCGAGGGCGCGGCGAGCGCCGAAGCGCGCGCCCTGAGCCCCGGCGCGGTCACCACGCGAAGGCGCGGCGCGGCGGCGCTCTCCACTTCCGACGATGCCGGCGCGGCAGAGGCCGGTGCCATCATCAGCGCGGCGATGAGCAAGGTCGACATGGTGGCGAATCCCCCTGGTCCGTGAAGACCATGGTATAACAGAAGTTAACTTTTGGCGCCACGCCACCGGCCCCAAAAATGTCCCGCTTCGGGTCACGCGCCTAGGGTAATTTGGCGAATTCCTCGGCGCTCGGGATTTCCTCCCCCTCCCCCTCGGCGGCGCGCCGCGCGGCATCGCGGATGCGCCAGTCGCGCTCAAACAGCCAGAAGCAGAAACCGACCGCGGCGCCATAGACCGGCCCCGGATCGACCGCCCAGTCGCCCGCCACGCCGAAGCTGCCCCCCGCGATCACCGCCATCAGCGCGATGCGAGTCATCCAGCCCGCCAGCGCGCCCATCAGCACGGCGGCCACCCACACCCATTTCTCGCGCCACGCCTCGCCGACCGCATTTGCGGCAGGATAGCCGAAGATCACGATGGCGAAGGCCGACACCGGCACCAGCGCGGCGGTCAGGAGGAAGAGCTGCGCGATCATGCCCGCCTCGAGCCCCGATCCCAGCGCCAGTCCGATGCCCACCATCAGCAAGGTGCCGAGAAAGCTGCCGCTGATCGCGCCCATCACCACCGGCGCCTTGGGAATGAAGGGCCGCATCATGATCCCGTCTCCGTCTCCGCCGCCAGCGCCCGGATGTCGGGATTGTGATGGATCGTCACCCCTTCGCCTTCGCGCCCCGCCAGCGCGGCGATGGCGCCCGCCACCGTCGCCGCCTCGATCGAGCGCAATTTCTTCGGCACGACCATGTCGAGCAGCGGCGACAGCATGATGCCGAGCCCTTCCTTCAACCGACGTTCCTGCCGTTCGCCCTTGAGCAGCCCCGGGCGCAGGATATCGACCCGGTCAAACCCGATGCTCGCCACATCGGCCTCCATCTGCCCCTTGATCTTGAGATAGCGGTTCTTCGCACCCGCATCGGCCATCGAGGAGGACACCACGACCAGTTGCCGCGCCCCTGCAAGATGCGCCGCGCGTGCGAACTCGACCACGCCGTGGCGGTCGATGCGGTCGAAATCCTCCCAGTTGCCGACCTTCCTCCAGGTCGTCCCGATCGCCGCCACCGCGACGTCCACCTGCTCGCCTTCGAGCAGCGCAGGCCAGCGTTCCATCGGCCCTACCTTCTCGCGCCAGCCCTCGCGCCCGGGCAGCGATGCACGCCGCGCAAGGCTGAGCAACGGCCGCCCCTCGAGGTGGCGCAAGAGGTTCGAGCCGATCAGGCCGGTCGCGCCGATAAGGGCGATGCGTTGCGTGTGATTCCCCGCCATTCCCCGAATATAGGGACGCGGCGGCCCGCTACCAGTAGCGTCAGAAGCGGTCGTCGATCTCGACCGGCCCGACCCACTTGCGATGCTTCGAGATGGCGAAGGGGTCGGTCATCCCCGCGATATAGTCGGCGATGCCGCGCAGCCGGTCCTGTTCGCTGTCCCCGCGCACCCAGCCTTCGGGCAGCAGTTCGGGCCGCTCGACCAGCGCCTGCGCCAGCCCCGCCACCACCTGTTTGGCCCCGCGCCGGATCGGCTGGAGCGGCGGGCTGTCATAGAGGTTGGCGTAGAGATGTTTCTTCAGCGCGCGCTCCTCCGCCGCCATCTGCGGCGAGAAGCCCACCAGCGGCTTGCCCGCCGCGCGCACCTCATCGACCGTCTCGACGCCCGCCGCCGCGATCCGCGCGCGCGTCTCGCCCAGCACGTCACCGACCATCGTGCCGATCATGTCGCGCGTCAGCGCGGCGCGTTTGCGGTCGGGATCGAGCCCCGGGTGCCGCGCCTCGATCGCCTGCCAGTGGCGTTTGACCAGCGGCACCTCGAGCAGCGCGTCGAGGTCGAGGATCCCTGCGCGAAGGCCATCGTCGACGTCATGATTGTCATAGGCGATGTCATCGGCGATCGCCGCCAGCTGCGCCTCGAGGCTGGCGTGGCTGCCGAGTTCGAGCCCGTGCGCCGCATCCACTTCCTCGAGTGCCCAGCCCGGCGCCGTCACCGGCCCGTTATGCTTGGCCAGCCCCTCGAGCGTCTCCCACGTCAGGTTCAGTCCGTCATGCCCGGGATAGGGACATTCGAGCAGGGTGAGGATGCGAAGGCTGTGGCCATTGTGGTCGAAGCCCCCGGCGCTTGCGACCGCTTCCTCGAGGGCATCCTCGCCGGCATGACCGAAGGGCGGATGGCCGAGGTCGTGCGCGAGGCACAGCGCCTCGGTGAGATCCTCGTTCAACCCCAGCGTGCGCGCCATCGCGCGCCCGATCTGCGCCACCTCGAGGCTGTGCGTCAGGCGGACGCGATAATGGTCGCCATCGGGCGCCACGAACACCTGCGTCTTGTGCCGGAGCCGCCGGAAGGCGACCGAATGGATGATCCGGTCGCGGTCGCGCTGGAAGGCATCGCGGGGCCCTCGGGGCCCTCGATCATCCTCGTCATGCAATCGACCGCGGGACTGGTGGGGATCGCTCCTCAGGCGCGGGTCGAGCAAGACGATATTCTCCTAGAGCGGGTCGATGCGCAGCGCGGCGGGACTGCGTTGCCAGGCATAGCTGTCGACACCCTCGGCCTTGAGCCTGTTGACCAGCGCCTGCGCCTCGCTCCTGCCGTCAAACGGCCCGACAAGCAAGCGGTGGAAGTCCACGCCCTGCGTCAACAGCGGATCATGCTTCGACAGGGTCGATAGCGCCTTGCGCTTGATGCGGCGCCATTCGTAGCTCATCGCCCCGCGATTGTCCGAACCGGCGAGCTGGACGAACCAGCGGCCCTCGACGCCGATATCGGGCTTGGCCGGTGCGGGCGCGGGGGCGGCCTGCGCGGCAGGACGCGCGCGCTCGATCACCGGGCGCGGCGCGGGCGGCGGCTCGTACTTGGGGCTCGGCGCGGGCGGCGGGGTCGCCGCGGTCGTCGAGCGCGGCGCACTGCGCAGCGCGGTCGCGATCGAGGCGAGCCGTTCCTCGCTCGGCGGCTCGGCTCGCGTCTCGGGCTGCGTTGCAGGCTGGGCGACAGGTTGGCTCACGCGCAGCACCGGACGCGGTGCGGGCGGCGGCGGCGTAGGCGCGGGCTGGGGCGCGGCCTCGACGACCTCGACGCTGCCCGTATTGCCATAGCGAGCATCACGCCGCGTCATATTGTCGCGCACGCGATTATAAGTCACCGGGCCATTGGTCTCATAGCTCCCGGCCGACGCGCGGCGATCGTCCGATCGCTCCTGGGTCTCGACCACCGACCCGCGCGGGTCGACCGGGGGATTAGGGTTTGCGGTAACCGGCGCTTGCGTGCGCTGCGGCTGCGCCTGCGCGACGCGGGTCGGCGCGGGCGCGGGCTGCGCGGCACGGGCC harbors:
- the tatB gene encoding Sec-independent protein translocase protein TatB — encoded protein: MFGIGGLEILVVGVIALLVVGPKELPGLMRIIGRFVGKMRAYARHFTQGIDNIVREAELEEMEKQWKRQNEEIMKRFPADLYDEQPPMAPEDEVAREGDAARKPGTKSGGDERS
- a CDS encoding twin-arginine translocase TatA/TatE family subunit; this translates as MGNIGLPGILILAFLILLLFGRGRFSSLMGDVAQGLKSFKKGMAEEDEPKRPAEPRQLPREDQTIEAEVKRDREQDKPGA
- the scpB gene encoding SMC-Scp complex subunit ScpB; amino-acid sequence: MTNNASEDFSRKVEAVLFASDEPLGVDDIAAHAGEGDVKAALAALADHYEGRGIELVERGKRWHFQTAGDLAHLLRRTREEPRKLSRAGTECLAIIAYHEPVTRAEIEAIRGVQISKGTLDVLMEAGWIRTAGRREVPGRPLQYATTKDFLTHFGLESRRDLPGLEDLKAAGLLDPLDEEALELALGGGDGDAEDDDEVELDDEDV
- a CDS encoding segregation and condensation protein A — protein: MGDVVLHPVVEDEGLTLHLEHWEGPLDLLLDLARGQKVDLIEISILELTEQFIAYIERAKALQLEVAADYLVMAAWLAYLKSCLLLPKDPEVDPSPEELAWRLQQRLMRLDAMREAGARLLGRDRVGRDVFLRAAPEGLRTERKSRWQVSAYDLFAAYGQVRARTQPAMHVVHDRKVMTLETAMERLQSMLGFAVEWTDLRKFLPKSGDKAFLKSCLASSFLASLELARTGMIELEQEEAFGTVKVKRGR
- the nagZ gene encoding beta-N-acetylhexosaminidase, translating into MQAVIYGLSGPTLTREEKAFFTDANPAGYILFGRNVETVEQVRALTDELRSLHGRDRLPILIDQEGGRVARMRPPNFPDFPAMGMFAKLYDTAPSSAIEAARVNARAIGLLLKECGVSVDALPVLDVRQKGADEIVGDRSLGDEPMKVAALGRAVIDGLHSAGIVSIIKHIPGHGRALVDSHKDRPTVTATGPELDLDLAPFETLAWAPMGMIAHIVYEAWDPDHIASQSSLVIQDIVRGRIGFDGWLMSDDLNMAAMEGSVAERAIGVIYAGCDVALHCSGKMEEMVSVAEVIPDLTEAGKRRMDEAMALEADDEPLDMAEAIAKRDELLKLA
- a CDS encoding SPOR domain-containing protein codes for the protein MSVEDEERLPWLEAVDDQQDTRQISATKIAAGAGLVLVGLIAVALTTFMLGRESGGGAPTLIEAPEEPYKTRPENPGGLDLSEDSGTAHATSVGEDPDAKLDTSKMDEDVPRIVVEEPEPAPAPKPAPTRTATAEPSPAPTPAPAASGGTGPLIQLAAYSSRAQAEKGWALLSSRFSQVAALEKVIQQATVNGATVYRLRARAADAGQARAACNALDAAGEACVILN
- the argS gene encoding arginine--tRNA ligase, whose translation is MSLYARFQDKLEAILAELVTEGVLPDGISTRAVAVEPPRDASHGDLATNAAMVLAKPAGTNPRALAGEIAPRLEKLEGVTAAQIAGPGFINMRLDPDIWNEELEAIIAEGGDYGRTPAGENARTINVEYVSANPTGPMHMGHSRGAVVGDALASLLEWAGRKVTREYYVNDAGAQVDTLARSAHLRYREALGEDIGEIPEGLYPGDYLVPVGEALATEYGDAFAGAPEADWLPVFKPFVVEKMMDMIRKDLALLGIHHDLFSSEAELQASGKVDEAMETLKSKGLVYQGVLEPPKGETPDDWEPVELTLFRSTEFGDDQDRPMKKSDGSWTYFGADAAYHYQKAEKADHLVNIWGADHAGTVKRVQSAVTALTGGEKGLDVKLVQMVRLFRDGEPVKMSKRSGNFVTLAEMVEEVGKDVVRFMMLTRKADAPLDFDFAKVTEASKENPVFYVQYAHARISSLQRKAAAAGLDAGEANLDLLDDVERGLVKQAAQFPRVVRLAADAYEPHRIAFYLYDLAAAFHASWNRGNDDPGKRFLIEDQPELSRARLELARAIGQVLKNGLAIMGVEAAEEMR
- a CDS encoding D-Ala-D-Ala carboxypeptidase family metallohydrolase, with the protein product MSTLLIAALMMAPASAAPASSEVESAAAPRLRVVTAPGLRARASALAAPSLTAAPQPVVAAAIAFDMSAAAALGARWGTVTSTYRSPAHNRRVGGVPNSYHLRNRAIDIARAPGVRHHQIAAAYRAAGYRLIESLDEGDHSHFAFADGAARPARPIATIVGSEDEPTRWRLVFAPKRN
- a CDS encoding nucleoside-diphosphate sugar epimerase, producing the protein MAGNHTQRIALIGATGLIGSNLLRHLEGRPLLSLARRASLPGREGWREKVGPMERWPALLEGEQVDVAVAAIGTTWRKVGNWEDFDRIDRHGVVEFARAAHLAGARQLVVVSSSMADAGAKNRYLKIKGQMEADVASIGFDRVDILRPGLLKGERQERRLKEGLGIMLSPLLDMVVPKKLRSIEAATVAGAIAALAGREGEGVTIHHNPDIRALAAETETGS
- a CDS encoding deoxyguanosinetriphosphate triphosphohydrolase produces the protein MLDPRLRSDPHQSRGRLHDEDDRGPRGPRDAFQRDRDRIIHSVAFRRLRHKTQVFVAPDGDHYRVRLTHSLEVAQIGRAMARTLGLNEDLTEALCLAHDLGHPPFGHAGEDALEEAVASAGGFDHNGHSLRILTLLECPYPGHDGLNLTWETLEGLAKHNGPVTAPGWALEEVDAAHGLELGSHASLEAQLAAIADDIAYDNHDVDDGLRAGILDLDALLEVPLVKRHWQAIEARHPGLDPDRKRAALTRDMIGTMVGDVLGETRARIAAAGVETVDEVRAAGKPLVGFSPQMAAEERALKKHLYANLYDSPPLQPIRRGAKQVVAGLAQALVERPELLPEGWVRGDSEQDRLRGIADYIAGMTDPFAISKHRKWVGPVEIDDRF
- a CDS encoding SPOR domain-containing protein — encoded protein: MRQEPTPTGRARRALVGTLAVLLAGTAVPNAALAQASPVDALTQHLTTLDSDPRNFDALVGAGDAALAIGDLPSAAAFFGRAAEVRPEDPKALIGQGSVAVQMNEPERAMQYFAAAAGRGGSVVQMGAGRGLAHDLLGRTREAESDYRAAMQGPWADTARRRLALNLAMGGDRTAAMAILNPLVRQGDPAALRARAFVLALTGDTDNARRAIEAAMPGSGDAIDPFLRRLPQLSASEKAAAVHLGLFPTGAGQSARAAQPAPAPTRVAQAQPQRTQAPVTANPNPPVDPRGSVVETQERSDDRRASAGSYETNGPVTYNRVRDNMTRRDARYGNTGSVEVVEAAPQPAPTPPPPAPRPVLRVSQPVAQPATQPETRAEPPSEERLASIATALRSAPRSTTAATPPPAPSPKYEPPPAPRPVIERARPAAQAAPAPAPAKPDIGVEGRWFVQLAGSDNRGAMSYEWRRIKRKALSTLSKHDPLLTQGVDFHRLLVGPFDGRSEAQALVNRLKAEGVDSYAWQRSPAALRIDPL